AGTCTCCTTTTGTTCGGCTTTATGTAAAACATCTGATCGTACCAGAGATCTCGAATGTTGTTGGCCCTCACTAGCCTATCAAACATAGATATGCTCTTATTAAAGTTGGACGATTTCCTAATAAGAGTTGTTCTACCCGAAATTTTTGCCGGTAGAGGCATTGCTCTTGCAAAATCACGAGCTCTCAGAGatgctttttgctttgttttcgAATCATCTAGAAATGAGAAAAGAGAGTGCGAATCATTCGTTATATGCTCAAACTTTGTTTTACCAGTAATGCTTGAAAGAATGCTTAATGGATCATCTTTCGAGGCTTTGGTTGAAACTGTGCGAACAAAAAGCCTTGAGCCAAATTGGGCCTCACAGCCACTCCTAAGCGCTATCCTAAACATCACAGTTTGATTCACAATTTTGTGACAACAGTTATATATACTCCTTAGTGAACAGTTGTATCTGtcaagaagaggaagagagcGAAAAATAAACTgagaggaaaaaagcacGAAGCAAAGCAGGTGCAATCGTTTGaggtgtacggatgtatGAATATGCTGGAGTAAATAGAGGGAGCGATTTGTGGAAATCCCCACAAATAGGTTGATTCTCCACACCCAATCGCAATGTCTGTCTCGTTTAAAAGAAGCTGATACGACATAAGAAATTGTGCTTTTATGAAGCAATTGGGAATCAAAGGAGTCGAATCAATGTGTtaacaaagaaataaaatttttctcGGAGAGCGGACATCGGATTTAccaatgaaaaatatggagATTAAGTGGTTGGGTTATGGTAAATTGTTGTTGACATTCATTAAGAAAgagtttgaaaataaagcaaattgGAAGTTTCGAATAGGataaagcatgaaaagtCAAACGGCTTGATGTGCTGGGTACTATCCTCCTGCTGGTTGTCAGTTATCTGTTGAAACTATCCATCCTGATCAGTCCACTGTGGACCATGGCTTAGGTAAGCCACCAGGGCCCTACCCATTGTGTGCGGCTCTTGctacaattttttctttgaattttcgaatttgattattttttccgcTCTCTTATGTATGCGATTCTTCGCTGTATGGgtatatttttcaccctgggattttctttatctctCGTACGCACCACTTCTTATCTCCTGCTTACGAATTGGAGCAGGATTATTTTGTCAGCCACAATATTTAAGCACTAGGTGAACTTAAGCATGAGTGAACAAGCAGTGGAAAAAACAGAGGCCAAGCTTGAAAAGCTTGACATTAACGAGCAGAAACCGGAGAAATCGGCAGAGAGTGCCAAAGCTCAAGATGGTGCTGGAGAgcataagaaaagaagaaagagaaagaaccACCACAAGAAGAAGGCAGTGAGAGGAATTTCCAAGATTTTCCCAGAGGGTGTTTATCCCGCCGGAGAGTGGCAGGACTACACGGGAAGTGAGGAGAACttgaagagaaagacaGATGAGGAGAAGAGATACCTCGATAACAAGGACAATGCCAAGTGGAACGACTTCAGAAAGGCAGCCGAGATCCACAGGCGTGTCAGAAAATACGCCAAGAACACGATCAAGCCGGGAATGACGATGATTGAGGTTTGCGAGACGATTGAAAATGCCGTGAGGAAGTTTTGCGAAACTGAGAATTCCTTACAAGCAGGCATGGGATTCCCATGCGGAGTCTCTTTGAACAACTGTGCCGCACACTACACTCCCAATGCCGGAGACAAGACGGTGTTGGACTACAATGATGTGATGAAGGTCGATTTCGGTGTCCATGTCAACGGATGCATTATCGATTGTGCCTTCACTCAAACTTTCAACCCTAGGTACGACCCATTGAAAGAGGCAGTCAAAGAGGCCACAAATGCCGGTATCGATGCCGCCGGAATCGATGTCAGGCTTACCGATATCGGTGAGGCTGTTGAGGAGGTGATGGAATCACACGAAGTCGAGCTTGACGGACACACTTATCCTATAAAGTGCATCCGGAACTTGAACGGTCACAATATTCTTCCATACAGGATTCATGGCGGTGTCTCCATCCCTATCGTGAAGAACGGCGACAACACAAAGCTTGAGGAGGGCCAGACTATTGCCATTGAGACGTTCGGCTCTACTGGTAAAGGTTATGTTGACTATACTAACGGTGAAGTTTCTCATTACATGAAGAATGCCGAGCCTCCAGCCAACGCACCAATCAGACTTGCCCGGGCTCGCCAGTTGCTGCACACCATCAACAAGAATTTCGGCACGATTCCTTTCTGCAGAAGATACTTGGACAGACTTGGAGAGGACAAGTACTTGCTGGCTTTGAGACAGTTGGTCAAAGTTGGACTTGTCACAGAGCACCCACCTCTTTACGATTCAAGGGGCTCTTACAGTGCTCAGTTTGAGCACACTTTATTGCTACATCCAACCAGAAAAGAGGTTGTGTCAAGAGGTGACGACTACTAAGTGTGCCGGTAGATGAACACCgacttttttgatttgtatACATAGAAACAAACGCACATGCCTGCGTATACCATACATGTGGAGCTTTACTCTTTTCTCGTATTCTCGCTCATATGTTTGTATTGATGCTTGGAGAACGGCTAAGAGTGATCCCGATTAGCTTCCTAATACCgatcttgttttttttttcagctttttcagctttcattttatatAATTAACACTATTCCGCCATTCTGTCAATGACCGAGAACACTGCTTAAAAGTACTATGAATTATTGCTATTTTGTATTGTGCTTTTCCGCTAGAGTTGAGACGTTCCGCGCCTATTCTTCAAATGTTTATTTCGTTATGTAGTTCAACTAAGGCTCATCTCtgaatatttcattatGTAGTTGAACTAAAACTCATCTCtgaatatttcattatGTAATTCAACTAAGGCACATTTCTGCATATTTCATTGTGTAGTTCAACTAAAGCTCATCTCTGCTTATACTTGATACGCTTTCCGCTATTTTCGAAATGGTGTCGCTCAACGAAGAATTGTTGGAAATAACACTGGAGGTAATACCAGAAGGAATACTAGAAGTAACACTAGAGATAGCACTAGAAGTAACACCAGAAACACTAGCAGATGCAGATATTGAAGCTGTCACATAATTCAATGTTTCCTTCCTATTTCCTCCGAAAAATCCAATCTTCTTTCCTCCCAACATTGTATATctgaagaagttgaagaaaagccaCAAGAACAAATGCACAGGCCGTTTTAATATTCGCTTGTATATGATGAAGCAGCAGacaaatatgaaaaagtaTATTGATCTGTATATCTGCCTTCGTTCGGCATCACTTGACTCGTTTATTGCCTTCACCAACCCATTGGTCTTCACTAGTACTTCTGCAAAATGGCCATACTTGTTTGATAAGGATGCCATAGAGGATGTAGAACCCGATAAATCCTGCAAGTTCTTTTCACCAGACAAAACAGATTCATGCATGATCGTGTTAATGTTCTGAAGCTTTGATGtaatctttttgttcttctctAGAAGCTGATCCTGCTTTGTGAGCTCATTAAGCTTTTCCTCATCCAAAAACGAACCTGAACTGTTTGCATCTGTATCTGtgacttcatcttttcccTTAAACCCATCTTTCTCCTCCTGCAATCTCCGCTCAATATCATTCTGTATCGTATCCTTCTCGAGTGTTTTAGACTTCAGCTGTGCCTCCCTAAACTCCACCTTTATGTCTGAGTATCTTTCCTTCAAATACCTCACTTTGTACGCAATTTCCTCGTGATTTTCGGATGGTGTTGGTAATAATTCGTACTCCAACACCGAAAGAGCATCTTCTGCCTCCTTGTAAAGGTTAATAATGTGCTCGTATGACTCGTTTCTCAACTCGGTAAGGTTTGAATAAACACCTGAAGGTTGAAGTTTTGGTCTAGCTGTCTTTAATTTAAAACTCACCTCTTGCATCGCCTTGAGTAACTGCTGGAACCGGGCAACCGGCTCTATCTGAGAGGTATTCATAATTTCACTAActccactttttttcaatgtcGTTTTCTGATGTTATTTGCTTGAATAGTCGAGTCTTAAGCTTCAAGGTGGTCGTTTCTTCAGTAGCGTATCCCACACATGTACGGATGTAATTGAAAATTCAGctgggggaaaaaaaaaaataaaaatgaataattcGTAGCCGAACAAATGAggtaaaaaatatagagaAAActcggaaaagaaaacagagGCAAAAAGTTCAGGGCCAAAAATGAGAGACGACAAAGCAGAGATACTGATCTAATATCCCATTTCTTTCCCAAAAGTAAATTTTTTAACAGCATATCCATATAATTAACACGCATGCAAGATGATTCTTGACGAAACGACTACAATTGCTAGAATTCCAGACTTCGAAGTTGGCCAAAATGTGTTTCTTGCAGCACATGACGATTCAGAAGTTGTTCCCAAGATTCTtgcaaaaataaaggaaaaagacaTGGCACCATATTACAAATACCTTCATGATGACCTCAAACTACAAAATCTCGAATGGGATCAGTCGCTGTATGACGAGATGACAgcaaacaacaacaaaaaggtGAAAGAACTCAAGGATGAGATCGAGAAACTcaatgatgaggatgagggCGAAATAGAGATCTTGAAGAAATGGATCCAGCTTGCTGAGTATTACGCTTCTATTGGAGACAAGGATGAAACGGTTGCCACGATTGATAAAACTATAAAGTTGGCACCATCAACTGGTTCAAAAATTGATCTATATCTCACAGTTTCTCGTGTTGGTTTCTTTTATGACGACAAGCCATTCACAAAACAGTACTTGGACAAGGCCAACGGACTTATCGAGAAGGGCGGAGATTGGGAGAGGAGAAACAGATACAAGACTTACATGGGAATATATCTAATGTCAACCAGGAAGTTTTCGGAAGCTGCGAAATTGTTGATTGACTGTCTTTCAACTTTTACGTCGACTGAACTTGCCACGTATGAAGAGGTGGCGCAGTACTCTTTAATATGCGGGTCGGTTGCTCTCAGCCGGCCCgacttgaagaagaagcttctTGAATCACCGGAGATTCTTTCAATTAACTCGACATCCGAGAAGTTGACTCCTGTCTACAAGTTGATCGAATCTTTGCACTCGTGCGAGTATCAGAGCTTTTTCCCAATGCTCTTGAGAACCAGTAAAGAGATTTTGACGAAAAACAAGTACTTGTATCCCCATGCAAATTACTACATGCGTGAATTGCGATGCAGGGCATACTCGCAACTTTTGGAGAGTTACAAGTCGATATCCATAAAGTCCATGGCCAACTCGTTTGGTGTGTCTGTGGAATTTTTGGATGCCGATCTCTGCAAGTTTATTCCTTCCAAGAGACTCAACTGTGTCATAGATCGCATTAATGGGGTTATCGAGACCAACCGGGTTGACAACAAAAATGCACAGTATCATTTGCTTATCAAGAATGGAGATGCACTCTTGAcaaaattacaaaaataCGGCGCAGCGGTTCGTCTTAGTGGTGCAGAGAAGGTTTGAAGGCTGTACATGGTAAATATAAAGTATGCTGAACTAATAAAAATCTGGTGATACAGCTTCGACAAGATTATTATGTTTGTATTGTGTAGTGTTGTACAAAATCGATTTTAGAAAATGGCTGCTGAAGGTTTCCAAATGTGAACAGAGTTGTCTTCTGAGCAACTAGCAATCATTTTTGGATCGGCCGGATTCCACGAAATGTCGGAAACACCAAGCATGTGTCCGGAATGGGTAAATATGAGGCTGGATTTGGGGTCTTGGGTACTCGAATTGGCACCAAACTTCCATATACGGACACATCCGTCCTCCGAACCGGAAGCCAAGACGTTTCCAAAGCTGGAATTCCACTCTAGGCCAGTTATGGCACCTGCATGAGCTCCGGAAAGGGTAATTTGAAATGCTTCTGGCGACCGTAAATCCTCAATGTAGATATTTCCGTGGTCATCACCCAGAGCAACAGCAAACTCGTTGTTCTTATTAAAATCTAACGCGTTAATCGCAGTACCCACCTTAAACTGCACAACAGGTTTGCTGGCAAGTATTCGAGTGTCAAAAAGCTTGAAGAGTCCATCTTCACCGGCTGTACCAACAAGAGAATCATGAAACACGGAATACTTGACAGAATTGACGCCGTAATCGTGGCATAGCCTCGTTTTCGCTGGTTTCAGCACACATGTTCTAAATTTCTTCTGCCGCGTCGCACTTAGTGATGAAGTTGTCTTTGCCTGGATCCGGAATGGCTTCCGGATATCCCAAACTGCTATCATTCCATCGTTTGAGCCTGTTACAAGTTCCCCttccttatttttgttCCAGTCAAGTCCCCAACCTTCTGACATATGAAACTTCAACTGAATATCAGCCATCCCGCCTTTTTCGTCCTCCCCATTGACTCTATGTGTCAGATCGTACAAATCAAAGCTGTTTGGCTTCTTCGTTCTGTCGAAAATGCACACAGTTCCACTATTAGACATGGTTGCAATCAAATCTGGGTTTTGCGGCATCAGACGAGCTTTGTTGATGTCTCCTTCGTGTGGAATCTCTTGAACAACCTGCAGTGGACCTTTGCACTTTGTATTTTCGTCTTTTGCCTGATCTCCGACCTCCGGAAGCTCGGATGCAAAAAACTCCTCTCGTTCCGGATCATATGTGCAGTCTTCCAGCGTAAGTTTATCCAAGTTTGACGGTATGTTGACCTTACAAAGCTCAATACTCTCAAATCTGTTGAATCACTTGAGTATGATCCCAGCAAAAGCCGTTGTGTATTAACAGATCTGTCCATCTCAACATCGGGAAACCACTCGATAGTAAGTGATGGCCATAGTAGTGTGCTCGTCTGTAGTAAAGAGTACAGCACTGGTgtgtttttcttccataTACGGTATTTCATTTGCTTGTCTGTGTCtatttgtgctttttctgCAGGATCTGATTCACCCACTTCTTTCTTAAATCGTGTTTTTGTTTCGTTCTCATTCCCACTATCCAACATGATAACGTCATTGTCGTTTTTCCGGTTACTGTccaatttattttccttatctATCACTACCACATTATTGTTGATCTCAATGACGTTGTCTTCCTTAATATTATCTATCTTAATGAGATTTTTCTTAACACTGTCTTTTTTAACATCATCCATCTTAATGGCATCTATTTTGACGTCTTTCTTAACGTCATCTATCTTAATGACATCTTTCTTAACGTCATCCTCAATAATCTCTACGTTATTTTTCgttatatcatctttcttaACATCATCCTCAATAATCTCCACGttattcttcattatatcatcttccaTAACGTCATCCTCCTTTGCattgtcttctttttcatccttcAGATTGCCTCCATCATTATTACCTGAATTCTGCTTACTGGTCTCATTAACCACTGCTCCGTTTAGAGCCTGCTGAAATACCAGCGGCTGAAAAATCACCTTTGCCCCTGTGCTTTCCGACTCCGAATCAGACattcttgcttttgcttCCAACTACTGGCGTTTTATTACTCTCTAAATACTCTTTAACATAATACCCGATTCGTATCATCTATCACGCTGGAATTCCATGTACGCGTCAAATTTCGCGACTACGTATTTGCTGAACTTTTCATGCGGTGCACGGAAGTGCGGGGTGCGTGACCCTGATCATGTggagaaaaatagaataatgaCAATGCAGGATTGTATTCTTCGATTGCAGTGATGCTTTTGCACTTACCTAATGTCCGGTCCGTGTGTACAGGTAGATACTGTAGGAGCACTGTTGGGATTTAATGCACTGAAAGCACGGGCCAAAAATTGTATATTTAGCATCATGATAACTGGGCCTTTGATTGGCCCTTGCAAAATTTGTATTCAGTTCTGGAAAGCTCTTGACCCGTTAATCTTTTTATCAGCAAAACACAGAAGTCATTCATTTGATACGTCATGATCACGCAAGCATGTAGTTTCTACACTGTTTACAATTCTTACACACATGATCGCTGTAGTGTGCTTTAATGGTGCTTCAAATTTGTCTTTGGTCTTTTTGCTGTGCGGATATTTTTCTCGGGTCTTTGCTAGCATTTCAAATTTCAGATGAGcaaccatttttttttttcagcaaaTTTCAGGCATCCGAGAGCAGACAGTGCTAACTGGCTTTGGTACAGTATGGCATTAATGATATGGTCAAAGTTTAAAGCACAGACTTGACTACACAACTTCAAATACCGGAAAACCAGTTAATGTACGCTTCGACAACAAACAAGCAGCATGCCAAGATAATTGCATTTCCGTTTAAATAACAATTGTCCGACACGATACGGGTCTGATTCACGGTGTTCTTAAAATAGCTACAAGGTCTCGGACTCGAGGAAAATTCATTATTGGAAATTCATTATTggaaatttttgtttcatgaGGATTTTCATTCCTCGCTGCTCGAGAATACATGGAGTTGGCATAAATTAGTTTTCTCGACCATCTGGCGTTAATATGGCCACGTTGAAAAAAGCGCTTGGAACAATATGTTTATTTGTTCCTCGGGAAGCCATTGTGTTGTCATTTGGCCAGCTTCTGGAATGTCGAACCTACCTGGTTAGTGCTGCTTTGGCACAAGA
This sequence is a window from Brettanomyces bruxellensis chromosome 5, complete sequence. Protein-coding genes within it:
- the MAP2 gene encoding Methionine aminopeptidase 2 (MEROPS:MER0001728) produces the protein MSEQAVEKTEAKLEKLDINEQKPEKSAESAKAQDGAGEHKKRRKRKNHHKKKAVRGISKIFPEGVYPAGEWQDYTGSEENLKRKTDEEKRYLDNKDNAKWNDFRKAAEIHRRVRKYAKNTIKPGMTMIEVCETIENAVRKFCETENSLQAGMGFPCGVSLNNCAAHYTPNAGDKTVLDYNDVMKVDFGVHVNGCIIDCAFTQTFNPRYDPLKEAVKEATNAGIDAAGIDVRLTDIGEAVEEVMESHEVELDGHTYPIKCIRNLNGHNILPYRIHGGVSIPIVKNGDNTKLEEGQTIAIETFGSTGKGYVDYTNGEVSHYMKNAEPPANAPIRLARARQLLHTINKNFGTIPFCRRYLDRLGEDKYLLALRQLVKVGLVTEHPPLYDSRGSYSAQFEHTLLLHPTRKEVVSRGDDY
- a CDS encoding uncharacterized protein (BUSCO:EOG09260Y2Q), producing MILDETTTIARIPDFEVGQNVFLAAHDDSEVVPKILAKIKEKDMAPYYKYLHDDLKLQNLEWDQSLYDEMTANNNKKVKELKDEIEKLNDEDEGEIEILKKWIQLAEYYASIGDKDETVATIDKTIKLAPSTGSKIDLYLTVSRVGFFYDDKPFTKQYLDKANGLIEKGGDWERRNRYKTYMGIYLMSTRKFSEAAKLLIDCLSTFTSTELATYEEVAQYSLICGSVALSRPDLKKKLLESPEILSINSTSEKLTPVYKLIESLHSCEYQSFFPMLLRTSKEILTKNKYLYPHANYYMRELRCRAYSQLLESYKSISIKSMANSFGVSVEFLDADLCKFIPSKRLNCVIDRINGVIETNRVDNKNAQYHLLIKNGDALLTKLQKYGAAVRLSGAEKV